A segment of the Candidatus Protochlamydia naegleriophila genome:
ACAATGCTTTGCAAAGCTGTATGCAGGAAGGCCTCTCTTGATTTGGCAAATCCCGGCAACCACATCGCTCCTTCACAAAGCCGGAGATTGGTCCTTTGGTCTTCAAATAAATCTTCTTTCATAATCAATGACATACGCGGCAAATGAATTTAACTACCCTTTTTAAACCAAAACAGATAATCAGACAATTAGTTAATGATTAGTGAGAGGAGACACCGTGTCACCAACAGAAAATGCTGCAGATATAAGAATCTGCTTTTGCATGGATGCAATTGAATCAGAAGACGATACCATCACTTTAACGTGCGGGCATACCTGGCATCTTGGCTGCATGACCAACTGGTCAAAAACAATCTCCAGGCAATTAATAGAGGAAAAGAGGCTCTGCCCAAGCCGATGCCCGACTGAAGCCGACTTCAAGCGTTTTCCAAAAAAATATTTTGTTCGCGGCATCCCCTTTCTAAACTGCGCCATCATAGGAATCGTTGCCGGTACAATCCTTTTCATCCTCTTTCGAAAGTGCTCGAGCATAGCCGCCGATCACTCTTATTGCCTGGCTGAAAAAGCGCACGTATGAGCTCAACTATTGAGTTGTTAATCTCTTGAGCTCGTTAGCTAAAGTGTTTTAGTTTAAAAAAAAGAACGCCTTATTTAATACATATTTTAAGAGGTTTCCATGACTCCTGCCACTCAAACCAAAACCTTCGACAATCAATGCGTCTGCTTAGAGGACTTTAGTGAGACACCCGAACAATCGACAATTCGTTTAAAGTGCGGCCACATTTGGCATGCTGAATGCTTCAATAAGTGGCTTAAAACCTGCCCCGAAGAATTACAACAGCAAAGACGATTTTGCTTTCTTCGCTGCCAAACCAATCACTCCTATTGGGAACATATTCGCCTCTCAACGGCCGTTGGATCGGTGCTGGGCCTCACTCTCATGTGCACGATCGCCACGAAAGTCAAGACTTACCAATGCCTTGAATGGCGTGATCACGACTCGCGCATCGCCCATCTGGCAAGCAGCACATTTTGCACAAAACAAGAGGAAACCTATGACTGGCAGGCTAAGGCAAGTCTAGTCTGCAGCGTCGGCGGCCTGCTGGCAGGATTCGCTTGGGGTAATCTCAGCTATCTCCACGAAAGACTGATTGGACATTAACATTTTTCCTCACCAGATAAACCCAAACTTCAAGAGATTAAAACTTCTTAAAATCTATTAAAAACAAAAGGTTATCAACAAACCATTAAAATAAATTTAACATTTTGTAAATAAAGGAGGGTTCATTAATTTAAACTAGATTTAAAAGTGTTATTTTTGATATGCCTATTGAGATATTTCATACTCAATGCATCTAAAAAGGAGCAGGGTGTGGAGGTGGAATGAAGATAAGGCAAAAAGCGGCTCAATAATGAACATCATCAAATCTGTTAATCAAACACTGTTCTACAACGAAGAGATTCGCTCTCATGCAGTCCAAACCATCGCAATGACGACACTTGCCTCTATTTGCGGCTATGCCGGGACCTTCTTTTTTACAAATTTTCCTGCAGAAACAGGAGCCTTTTATCTAGGTTCGGTGGCGCTTGTGAGTTTTGTGGCTTATCAAAGCCTTGACAAGCTAAAAGAGCAGCTAGAGTCTCCTTCCCTAAGAAAGATTGTTGGACTCGTTGCACTGTTGCAAATTCCTTTCGCTTTCTATTATTTGCCTAAATATTTGCCCCTTAATTTGGCCAGCACAGCCGAATTGGAAATCCTCGCTGCAGCGGCCCATTTTGCAGCTATTCCCATTTTCTTTCATTTGGCAGTGACAGCTTGGAATGAACCGAGTGTCACAAACATTGCCTCTGCAACAGGAGTCTTGCTTCCCTTAGCAAATGGATTAAGGTATTACGCTAAGTCTGCTTGAAGCCTATTTTTTTGTATAGGCAGTAAAATAAAGAATGTCCTAGATTAGGGATTCAAAAAATGAAAGCGTGGCATACCCCGGATTAATCGCATGTTCGCACTGTCTTTGGATTCCCTGCAATGGCTCGGTCTTGGGCTCGGGCTGATTGCGACTCTTTGCATGATTTACAAGAGTACATGTTATTTCATTCAAATCATTAGAGGAAAAAAATACCACATTCGCCCCTTGTTTAGAGATTTCAAGGAAAAAATGTGGATGACTGTCGGGCTGGGATGCCTCTTTTTTGGGCTCTACTTGTTCCTCGTTCTCTCAGGATCAGTCCTAATCAATTCTGAAATGGGCTCAAACCTATTTACTCTTTCTTACAAAAATCCCATCGAGTTCATCTATTTGGGATTATTTATCTTTGCCACTCTATCCTTGAGCATTTACTTGGTCCGCATGATGATCAAGTATTTGTACATTACGCGCAGTAAAGGCTCTTAAAAACTCTCAAAAAGTAGAAGATTAAAGCCCGCACTTTAGCTGCTATGTTTCAGTATGGGCTTT
Coding sequences within it:
- a CDS encoding RING finger protein is translated as MSPTENAADIRICFCMDAIESEDDTITLTCGHTWHLGCMTNWSKTISRQLIEEKRLCPSRCPTEADFKRFPKKYFVRGIPFLNCAIIGIVAGTILFILFRKCSSIAADHSYCLAEKAHV
- a CDS encoding RING finger protein produces the protein MTPATQTKTFDNQCVCLEDFSETPEQSTIRLKCGHIWHAECFNKWLKTCPEELQQQRRFCFLRCQTNHSYWEHIRLSTAVGSVLGLTLMCTIATKVKTYQCLEWRDHDSRIAHLASSTFCTKQEETYDWQAKASLVCSVGGLLAGFAWGNLSYLHERLIGH